In one Zobellia galactanivorans genomic region, the following are encoded:
- a CDS encoding acyltransferase family protein, translated as MKTLRRYDIDWLRVIAIALLLIYHIAIVFQPWAMFVGFVRSENALEGLWIPMTMLNVWRIPILFFVSGMGLFFAMRKRNWKQLIGERSQRILVPFLFGIIAISPLHMYLFQTFYKQPLSYYPHTGHLWFLGHIFVYVLIFLPVFLVLKHRGARLKKLLEKLMGTAVGPLTVSLFFVLEAIWVKPQIYSLYAETWHGFFLGALAFFFGYLFVYIGSPFWTTLKKWKWTYLAIASALYALRYIEYAMEAPGYLMALESICWIFGIFGLFFHYLNRPGRLLAYLGPAAYPVYIIHMFVLYLGAWLILPLDIHPIVQFIAVTVFTFTVCFVLYEFLIRRIAVLRPLFGLRMEKSKKANNLLGSPAAKEAI; from the coding sequence ATGAAAACCCTTCGACGTTACGATATAGACTGGCTACGGGTCATCGCCATAGCCTTGCTATTGATCTACCATATCGCCATCGTTTTTCAGCCCTGGGCCATGTTCGTTGGCTTCGTGCGCAGCGAAAATGCACTTGAGGGATTGTGGATTCCCATGACCATGCTCAATGTGTGGCGCATTCCGATTCTGTTTTTTGTATCGGGAATGGGACTCTTTTTCGCCATGCGGAAGCGCAACTGGAAACAACTGATCGGGGAACGTAGCCAACGAATCCTTGTGCCCTTCCTGTTCGGCATTATCGCCATTTCGCCCCTGCACATGTATCTTTTTCAAACCTTCTACAAGCAGCCTTTGAGTTACTATCCCCATACGGGCCACCTGTGGTTTTTGGGCCATATTTTTGTCTATGTCCTTATTTTTCTACCTGTTTTTCTTGTATTGAAACATCGTGGGGCAAGACTTAAAAAACTATTGGAAAAATTGATGGGTACCGCGGTCGGACCTTTGACCGTTTCCCTTTTCTTTGTGCTGGAGGCTATTTGGGTAAAGCCGCAGATTTACTCCCTCTATGCCGAAACTTGGCACGGTTTCTTTTTAGGGGCTCTGGCCTTCTTTTTCGGGTACCTGTTCGTTTATATCGGCAGTCCGTTCTGGACTACCTTGAAAAAATGGAAATGGACCTATTTGGCCATCGCGAGTGCACTCTATGCCCTACGCTATATCGAATATGCTATGGAAGCCCCAGGCTATTTAATGGCCTTGGAATCGATCTGTTGGATATTCGGCATTTTCGGACTCTTCTTCCACTACCTTAACAGGCCCGGCCGACTGTTGGCCTATTTGGGCCCGGCGGCCTACCCGGTATATATCATCCATATGTTCGTGCTGTATTTGGGGGCTTGGTTGATACTGCCCTTGGATATACATCCGATAGTACAGTTCATTGCCGTTACCGTCTTTACGTTTACGGTCTGCTTTGTCCTCTACGAGTTTTTGATCCGGAGAATTGCGGTTTTACGCCCCTTGTTCGGACTACGGATGGAAAAGTCCAAAAAGGCCAATAATTTGCTCGGAAGTCCTGCAGCCAAAGAGGCCATATAA
- a CDS encoding dual specificity protein phosphatase family protein, with product MHKVSAFIFLSLISLAFSLPNKALQEGVSEKIDSNHFHNLYQVSDGLYRSEQPSKKGMKEVEALGIKSILNLRRHKTNEKKLKDSDLHLDRIPLKAALLNEEDVFTALSLIDRAEKPLLVHCWHGSDRTGAIVAAYRMVFDNWSKERAIAEFTEDRFGYHKSRFPNLITLLKDLNVKALQKKLGQESRSGRE from the coding sequence ATGCATAAAGTATCCGCTTTTATCTTCCTTTCACTGATATCCTTGGCATTTTCCTTGCCCAACAAAGCACTTCAAGAGGGAGTGTCAGAAAAAATAGATTCCAATCACTTTCATAACTTATACCAAGTAAGTGATGGTTTATACCGCTCGGAGCAACCCTCAAAAAAAGGGATGAAGGAGGTGGAGGCCCTGGGCATAAAATCAATACTGAACCTCAGGCGCCACAAAACGAACGAAAAGAAACTAAAGGACAGCGACCTGCATTTAGACCGTATCCCCTTAAAAGCCGCCCTCTTGAACGAAGAAGATGTCTTTACGGCCTTATCCCTCATAGACCGAGCGGAGAAACCCCTTCTTGTCCATTGCTGGCACGGTTCCGATAGAACCGGGGCCATCGTTGCGGCCTATAGGATGGTTTTCGACAACTGGAGCAAGGAACGGGCCATTGCCGAATTTACCGAAGACCGCTTCGGCTACCACAAGTCCCGATTTCCCAACTTGATCACCCTGCTCAAGGACTTGAACGTTAAGGCACTACAAAAGAAACTGGGGCAGGAAAGCAGGTCTGGCCGAGAATAA
- a CDS encoding ABC transporter permease, with protein MKTILYIIQKEFKQIFRNKGMLPIIFVMPVLQLVILSNAATFEVKNIKFGYIDGDHSITSRALVEKFNASTYFEVLTDFPSEARASAAMLKGEVDVVLNIPPHFERDLQNEKYKALGVTINAIDGAAAGVENVYLTQVIQTFNQGLRVDLRQITDQQVQAMAIETIPLFWYNETLNYKTFMVPGILVLLVTMITLFLSGMNIVREKEIGTLEQINVTPIKKRQFIVGKLFPFWVIGMGLLTVGLLIAKLIFDVPMLGSLPLMYLYTSIYILVVLGIGLFISNFTDTQQQAMFIAWFFTVIFILMSGLFTPIESMPKWAQALTEFNPIKYFVEVMRMVMLKGSGFMDILPQLLKTLLYAVIMNGLAVWSYRKTS; from the coding sequence ATGAAGACCATCCTATACATCATACAAAAGGAGTTCAAGCAGATCTTTAGAAACAAGGGGATGCTTCCGATTATTTTTGTAATGCCCGTATTACAACTCGTCATTTTATCGAATGCCGCCACTTTTGAAGTCAAGAACATCAAATTCGGGTATATCGATGGCGACCACAGTATTACATCCCGGGCCTTGGTCGAAAAGTTCAATGCATCGACCTATTTTGAGGTATTGACCGATTTTCCTTCGGAAGCCCGGGCCAGTGCCGCCATGCTAAAGGGAGAGGTCGATGTCGTGCTAAACATTCCCCCACATTTCGAACGGGATCTGCAAAACGAAAAGTACAAGGCCCTGGGCGTCACTATAAATGCCATCGACGGTGCCGCGGCCGGTGTCGAGAACGTATACCTTACCCAGGTCATCCAAACCTTTAATCAAGGGCTAAGGGTCGATTTGCGGCAAATTACGGACCAACAGGTGCAGGCTATGGCCATAGAAACCATTCCCCTGTTCTGGTATAACGAGACCTTGAACTACAAAACCTTTATGGTACCGGGCATATTGGTCCTCCTGGTCACCATGATTACCCTCTTTCTCTCGGGAATGAACATTGTACGGGAAAAGGAAATCGGCACTTTGGAGCAGATCAATGTAACCCCGATCAAAAAAAGACAGTTTATCGTTGGCAAACTCTTTCCCTTTTGGGTGATAGGCATGGGCCTGCTGACCGTAGGCTTGCTTATTGCCAAACTCATTTTTGATGTGCCCATGTTGGGGAGTTTACCCCTTATGTACCTCTACACCTCCATTTATATTTTGGTAGTGCTGGGCATTGGACTCTTCATTTCAAATTTTACGGATACCCAACAACAGGCCATGTTCATCGCTTGGTTCTTTACGGTGATCTTTATTTTGATGAGCGGATTGTTTACGCCCATTGAAAGCATGCCGAAATGGGCCCAGGCCCTTACCGAATTCAATCCCATAAAATACTTTGTGGAAGTCATGCGTATGGTGATGCTGAAGGGCTCGGGATTTATGGATATTCTTCCCCAGCTATTAAAAACCCTGCTCTATGCCGTAATTATGAACGGATTGGCGGTTTGGAGTTATAGGAAAACATCGTGA
- a CDS encoding ABC transporter permease: protein MKRFIGFIKKEFYHIFRDRRSLFILFGMPIAQILLFGFAITNEINNVDIAILDYSKDAVTEEIINKISASKYFSIKQLIEKESDIESIFKQGKVKAILNFEKDFSKNLIKDHKATIQIITDATDPNTANTITNFVNAILQKYQKSLNKDAVIAYQIVPRSRMVYNPELKSVYMFVPGVMTIILMLVSAMMTSISITREKELGTMEILLVSPLKPIQVIVGKVFPYIFLSVINAVVIVVLSIFIFNMPVQGSLFLLAMESILFIISALALGILISTISATQQTAMMISLMGLMLPVILLSGFIFPISSMPVPLQIISNIIPAKWFIIIIKGIMLKGVGLEFIWKETLILLGMTVFFIALSVRKYKIRLE from the coding sequence ATGAAACGGTTCATAGGCTTTATAAAAAAGGAATTCTACCATATTTTCAGGGATAGGCGCTCCCTGTTCATCCTCTTCGGTATGCCCATTGCCCAGATTTTACTGTTCGGTTTCGCCATCACCAATGAGATCAACAATGTCGACATCGCCATTCTCGATTATTCAAAAGATGCCGTTACGGAAGAGATCATTAATAAGATATCCGCTTCAAAATACTTTAGTATCAAACAGCTTATTGAAAAGGAATCGGATATTGAAAGTATCTTCAAGCAGGGCAAGGTAAAGGCCATCTTGAATTTTGAAAAGGATTTTAGCAAGAACCTGATCAAAGACCATAAGGCCACGATACAGATCATAACCGACGCCACCGACCCCAATACGGCAAACACCATTACTAATTTTGTAAATGCCATTCTTCAGAAGTACCAAAAATCCTTGAACAAGGATGCGGTGATCGCCTATCAGATCGTACCTCGGTCACGCATGGTCTATAACCCCGAATTAAAAAGCGTGTACATGTTCGTGCCCGGGGTCATGACCATTATCTTGATGCTGGTCTCGGCGATGATGACATCGATTTCCATTACCAGGGAAAAGGAATTGGGTACTATGGAAATCCTCCTCGTTTCCCCCCTCAAGCCCATTCAGGTGATTGTGGGCAAGGTGTTTCCCTATATTTTCCTTTCCGTAATCAACGCGGTCGTAATCGTGGTACTGAGCATTTTTATTTTTAACATGCCGGTACAGGGAAGCCTGTTTTTATTGGCCATGGAGAGCATCCTGTTCATTATTTCGGCCCTGGCCCTGGGCATATTGATTTCAACGATTTCGGCCACCCAACAGACGGCCATGATGATTTCCTTAATGGGACTCATGCTTCCGGTAATCCTGCTATCGGGCTTTATCTTTCCCATTTCCAGTATGCCCGTGCCCCTTCAAATCATCAGCAATATCATTCCCGCCAAATGGTTCATCATCATCATTAAGGGCATCATGCTCAAAGGGGTCGGCCTTGAGTTTATATGGAAGGAAACTTTGATCTTATTGGGGATGACGGTGTTCTTCATCGCCTTGAGCGTAAGGAAATATAAAATCAGGCTAGAGTAA
- a CDS encoding ABC transporter ATP-binding protein, with amino-acid sequence MKQEKVIQVTDLTKMFGDFAAVDAISFDVYKGEIFGFLGANGAGKTTAMKMLIGISNPTSGQAKVAGFDVFTHAEDIKKNIGYMSQKFALYDDLTVRENIRFFGGIYGLSRERIKQKSNALIEELGLQGAANKLVGALPLGWKQKLSFSVALIHDPKIVFLDEPTGGVDPITRRQFWEMIYKAAHEGTTVFVTTHYMDEAEYCDRVSIMVNGKIEALDSPKQLKKQFQAANMNDVFLKLARG; translated from the coding sequence ATGAAGCAGGAAAAAGTCATACAAGTAACGGACTTGACCAAGATGTTCGGCGATTTTGCCGCGGTAGACGCCATCAGTTTTGACGTGTACAAGGGGGAGATATTCGGTTTTCTGGGGGCGAACGGCGCGGGAAAGACCACGGCCATGAAGATGTTGATCGGTATTTCAAATCCCACATCGGGCCAGGCCAAGGTGGCGGGATTCGACGTGTTTACCCATGCCGAGGACATCAAGAAGAACATCGGCTATATGAGCCAAAAGTTTGCTTTGTACGACGATTTGACGGTTAGGGAAAACATTCGGTTTTTCGGAGGCATTTACGGCTTGTCGAGAGAGCGGATCAAACAAAAATCAAATGCCCTGATCGAGGAATTGGGATTGCAAGGGGCGGCCAATAAGTTGGTGGGTGCCCTACCCTTGGGATGGAAGCAAAAACTATCCTTTTCTGTGGCCCTGATCCACGACCCCAAAATCGTGTTCTTGGACGAACCTACCGGAGGCGTAGACCCCATTACCCGGCGCCAGTTTTGGGAAATGATCTACAAGGCGGCCCATGAAGGAACCACCGTTTTTGTAACCACACATTATATGGACGAGGCCGAATATTGCGATCGGGTGTCGATTATGGTCAATGGAAAAATAGAGGCCTTGGACAGTCCGAAGCAACTAAAGAAACAGTTTCAGGCGGCGAACATGAACGATGTATTTTTAAAACTGGCCAGGGGATGA
- a CDS encoding ABC transporter ATP-binding protein, translated as MSISLSHISKSYKGLKALEAISFEVKAGELFGLIGPDGAGKTTLFRILTTLLLADEGRARVAGFDVVSDYKKIRNSVGYMPGKFSLYQDLTVEENLTFFATIFGTTIAENYDLIKEIYVQIEPFKDRRAGKLSGGMKQKLALCCALIHKPEVLFLDEPTTGVDPVSRKEFWEMLKRLQQKGITILVSTPYMDEAALCDRIALIQGGKILQIDTPRAIVRHYPKSIYNVKANKTYQLIKALKAYENKHSVYPFGEFVHYTDKRDDFNPSELKEYLESKSLSDVVIEKTEATIEDTFMELAK; from the coding sequence ATGAGCATTAGCCTTTCCCACATATCAAAATCGTACAAGGGACTAAAGGCCTTGGAGGCCATTTCCTTTGAAGTGAAGGCGGGCGAGCTGTTCGGACTCATTGGTCCCGACGGCGCCGGAAAGACGACCTTGTTTAGAATCCTGACCACGCTTTTGCTCGCCGATGAAGGCAGGGCAAGGGTCGCCGGCTTTGACGTGGTTTCAGATTATAAAAAGATCCGGAACAGCGTCGGCTATATGCCGGGGAAGTTTTCGCTTTACCAAGATTTGACGGTCGAGGAAAACCTGACTTTCTTCGCTACCATCTTCGGAACGACCATAGCGGAGAACTACGACCTGATCAAGGAAATCTACGTGCAAATAGAACCTTTTAAAGACCGTAGGGCCGGAAAGCTTTCCGGGGGAATGAAACAAAAATTGGCCCTGTGCTGTGCGCTGATCCACAAACCCGAGGTGTTGTTCTTGGATGAACCTACTACGGGGGTGGACCCGGTTTCGAGAAAGGAGTTTTGGGAGATGCTAAAGCGGCTGCAGCAAAAAGGCATTACCATTTTGGTGTCGACCCCGTATATGGACGAGGCCGCCCTTTGCGATCGGATCGCACTGATCCAAGGCGGGAAAATTTTGCAGATCGACACGCCCCGGGCCATTGTAAGGCACTACCCCAAATCCATTTATAACGTTAAGGCGAACAAGACCTATCAACTTATAAAGGCCTTAAAGGCCTATGAAAACAAGCACAGCGTCTACCCTTTTGGGGAGTTTGTGCATTACACGGACAAACGGGACGATTTCAATCCCTCGGAATTGAAGGAATACCTGGAATCCAAATCCCTATCGGACGTGGTCATAGAAAAGACCGAGGCCACGATTGAGGACACCTTTATGGAACTAGCGAAATGA
- a CDS encoding HlyD family secretion protein — MKKFNYILGLGLAATTLFSCGDSNGKADGYGNFEATEITISAENNGKLMAFDIDEGDVLQKGQLIGYIDTIPLALKREQLEVSKAVVASKSKGVLSQIAVLRSRLKTAHTNKARIENLIKDNAGTQKQLDDVTGEIDVIQNQIRSIEIQNAPVVNELKSIDVQLKQIDDQIEKSKIVNPINGTVLTKYAEPNEITAFGKPLYKIADLSTMQLRVYIGEPQLESVRIGQKVTVKIDAEDTMKSYDGTISWIASEAEFTPKIIQTKEERVALVYAVKVDVANDGSLKIGMPAEMWISDKP; from the coding sequence ATGAAAAAGTTCAATTACATACTCGGCCTGGGCCTTGCGGCCACTACCCTATTCTCCTGTGGCGATTCCAACGGAAAGGCAGACGGTTACGGCAATTTTGAGGCTACCGAAATTACCATTTCGGCCGAAAACAACGGCAAACTGATGGCCTTTGATATCGATGAGGGCGATGTGCTTCAAAAAGGACAGTTGATCGGTTATATCGATACCATTCCGCTTGCCTTAAAGCGGGAGCAACTGGAAGTGTCCAAGGCCGTGGTCGCCTCAAAGTCGAAGGGCGTACTCTCGCAAATAGCGGTTTTGCGTTCCCGATTAAAAACGGCACACACCAACAAGGCACGAATTGAAAACCTGATCAAGGACAATGCGGGTACCCAAAAGCAGTTGGACGATGTTACCGGGGAAATCGACGTGATCCAAAACCAGATCCGGAGCATCGAGATCCAGAACGCCCCCGTAGTCAACGAACTGAAGTCCATTGACGTACAGTTAAAGCAAATCGATGACCAAATTGAGAAAAGTAAGATCGTCAACCCCATCAACGGCACGGTCTTGACCAAATATGCAGAACCCAATGAAATTACGGCATTCGGCAAGCCCCTCTATAAAATTGCGGACCTAAGCACCATGCAATTGCGGGTCTATATCGGCGAGCCCCAATTGGAAAGCGTAAGGATAGGACAAAAGGTGACCGTTAAAATTGATGCCGAAGATACCATGAAGTCCTACGACGGTACCATTAGCTGGATCGCCTCGGAAGCGGAATTTACCCCCAAGATCATCCAGACCAAGGAAGAACGGGTGGCCTTGGTCTATGCCGTTAAAGTAGACGTCGCCAATGACGGTAGCCTAAAAATAGGCATGCCTGCCGAAATGTGGATATCCGATAAACCATGA
- a CDS encoding TolC family protein, producing MRHLIILFAILSTVPSVAQQSISLEECYRLVDRNYPLAQQTGLLEVQNQLESEAVATAQLPQIALDAYATYLSDVIEFPLAMSGIEPLNNDQYRATVSVNQLIYNGGATKASLDLKSVQLKAKQKEVEVGLYQLKKQINQLYFSVLLAQESKALLQAKEKQLRAKLKEVRSGIKYGVLLPASDKVLEAELLKLKQQFQETESNKRALVETLSSLIGKPLNRETVFESPLVKTDLQTDVNRPELELFELKKKEIETSENVLSKQNAPKLLGFATGGYGNPGLNMLDNSFQEFYTVGVKLNWKVFDWNANKRQREALAINRDIVETESETFKLNTSIELNRQQREIEKIESFIASDQEIIQLRKEVLESADSQLKNGVITASAYITELTHLYEDENTLIRHKIQLELAKANYKVIKG from the coding sequence ATGAGACACCTTATAATCCTCTTCGCCATTTTAAGCACCGTGCCCAGCGTGGCGCAACAAAGCATATCGCTCGAGGAATGTTATCGGTTGGTAGACCGCAATTATCCCTTGGCCCAACAAACCGGCTTGCTCGAGGTGCAAAATCAATTGGAATCGGAGGCAGTGGCTACGGCCCAATTGCCCCAGATCGCCCTGGATGCTTATGCGACCTACCTGTCGGACGTAATCGAGTTTCCCTTGGCCATGTCGGGCATAGAACCCCTGAACAACGACCAATACCGGGCTACGGTTTCGGTCAACCAATTGATCTACAACGGTGGGGCCACAAAGGCTTCGCTCGACCTCAAGTCGGTACAGCTAAAGGCCAAACAGAAAGAAGTGGAAGTCGGCCTGTACCAACTCAAAAAACAAATCAACCAGCTTTACTTTTCCGTTTTGTTGGCGCAGGAGTCCAAGGCCTTGTTACAGGCAAAGGAAAAGCAATTACGGGCCAAACTCAAGGAAGTGCGATCGGGTATCAAATACGGAGTGCTCTTACCGGCCTCGGACAAGGTGTTGGAAGCCGAACTGTTAAAGCTGAAGCAGCAGTTTCAAGAGACGGAAAGCAATAAAAGGGCCTTGGTCGAAACCCTTTCGAGCCTCATCGGGAAGCCCTTGAATAGGGAAACGGTATTTGAAAGTCCCCTTGTAAAAACGGACCTACAAACCGATGTAAACCGGCCGGAACTCGAATTGTTCGAACTTAAAAAGAAGGAAATCGAAACCTCCGAAAACGTGCTTTCCAAGCAAAATGCGCCTAAACTATTGGGCTTTGCCACTGGTGGCTATGGGAACCCCGGACTGAACATGCTCGATAATTCCTTTCAGGAATTTTATACGGTCGGCGTTAAATTGAATTGGAAGGTCTTCGATTGGAATGCCAACAAAAGGCAACGGGAGGCCTTGGCCATTAATAGGGATATTGTAGAAACGGAAAGCGAAACCTTTAAACTGAACACCTCCATCGAACTGAACCGACAACAAAGGGAAATCGAAAAAATCGAAAGTTTTATAGCCTCGGATCAAGAGATCATACAGCTTAGAAAGGAAGTGCTTGAATCGGCCGATTCGCAACTTAAAAACGGGGTGATCACCGCATCGGCATACATTACGGAGCTAACCCATCTATACGAAGACGAAAACACCTTGATACGGCATAAGATCCAATTGGAACTGGCCAAGGCCAATTACAAGGTCATTAAAGGATAA
- a CDS encoding TetR/AcrR family transcriptional regulator, translating into MARKKDENTEARILEAAKTVFQAKGMDGARMQEIADKAGINKAMLHYYYRNKQLLFEAVFTHAFSLLAPQLKAILDDDSPIEEKIRHFTSNYISFIVDYPYIPNFIIQELNRNPDFILKLKDNPSFPNIDKFKKQVDEEVKQGLLKPINAEQLFINIMALNVFPFVAKPLLKAFTNTGEEAYRQLLEARKTEVADFIIHSIKTS; encoded by the coding sequence ATGGCAAGAAAAAAAGACGAAAACACCGAAGCTAGAATTTTAGAGGCTGCTAAAACCGTGTTCCAGGCCAAGGGAATGGACGGCGCCCGCATGCAGGAAATAGCCGATAAGGCGGGAATCAACAAGGCGATGCTCCATTACTACTACAGAAATAAGCAACTGCTCTTCGAGGCCGTCTTTACCCATGCCTTCTCCTTATTGGCCCCACAATTGAAGGCCATCCTTGACGATGATTCCCCCATCGAGGAGAAGATCAGGCACTTTACCTCCAACTATATTTCCTTTATCGTCGACTATCCCTACATCCCCAACTTTATCATTCAGGAACTCAATAGGAATCCGGATTTTATCCTCAAACTCAAGGACAACCCGAGCTTTCCCAACATCGATAAATTTAAAAAACAGGTGGATGAGGAGGTCAAACAAGGCCTCCTAAAGCCCATTAATGCCGAACAATTGTTCATCAATATAATGGCTTTAAACGTCTTTCCCTTTGTGGCCAAACCCTTGCTCAAGGCTTTTACCAATACGGGGGAAGAGGCCTACCGGCAACTTTTGGAAGCCCGAAAGACCGAGGTGGCGGACTTTATCATCCATTCCATTAAGACTTCCTAA
- a CDS encoding glycosyltransferase family 4 protein yields MNVLLITQNYPPNKGGMAVSCDRLVRNFKRNGIRVHIIHFSNRKKKFSTQTIVNGTYSAVPIESSEEFTLSLAAEFIQQLPFLDTLSYIGIFGGNLPINLGPVLSKWIHKPLITFIRGNDFDEGIFSKKRSHLLYALENSRYIFTVTREKREKIDSLVSHNNTYFTQNGINTAYWKPAKSHLEGIEGLKKSFNSKIPIAFIGQLKAKKGIVNFVETFAKFPYKNDFVLCLIGDVSEETKTYILNLDINVRFFSFANQNELILFYNAINIVAVPSFYDGMPNVLLEAAATKNIVIGANVGGIKDVISHKKDGFLYDPLQSNELLDVLLQIHKMSPSEKERMCEALFQKINTDYTEEIEISNYINILKP; encoded by the coding sequence ATGAATGTACTGCTTATCACTCAAAATTACCCACCGAATAAAGGTGGTATGGCCGTTTCCTGTGATCGATTGGTGCGCAACTTCAAAAGAAACGGAATAAGGGTGCATATCATCCATTTTTCGAACAGAAAGAAGAAATTCAGCACACAAACCATTGTTAACGGCACCTATTCCGCCGTACCGATTGAAAGCTCGGAGGAGTTTACCTTATCTTTAGCTGCCGAATTCATTCAGCAACTCCCCTTTTTAGACACGCTTAGCTATATTGGCATATTTGGGGGAAACCTGCCTATTAATTTAGGGCCTGTTTTATCTAAATGGATACATAAACCTTTGATTACCTTTATTAGGGGCAATGATTTTGATGAAGGTATTTTTTCGAAAAAGAGAAGCCATTTATTATATGCCCTTGAAAACTCTAGGTATATATTTACGGTAACTAGGGAGAAAAGGGAAAAGATAGACAGCCTTGTATCGCATAACAACACCTATTTTACTCAAAACGGAATCAATACCGCGTATTGGAAACCCGCTAAAAGCCACTTAGAAGGTATTGAAGGTTTAAAAAAGTCGTTCAATTCTAAAATCCCGATTGCTTTTATAGGGCAATTGAAAGCCAAAAAGGGAATTGTCAATTTTGTAGAAACCTTCGCGAAATTCCCTTATAAAAATGATTTTGTACTGTGTTTAATAGGTGACGTAAGCGAAGAAACCAAAACCTATATCCTTAATTTAGACATCAACGTTCGGTTTTTTTCTTTCGCGAACCAGAATGAACTGATATTGTTTTACAATGCCATCAATATCGTGGCCGTACCCTCTTTTTATGATGGAATGCCGAACGTATTATTGGAAGCTGCCGCCACTAAAAATATTGTGATCGGTGCCAATGTCGGGGGGATAAAAGATGTAATCAGCCATAAGAAAGACGGGTTCTTATACGATCCTTTGCAGTCAAATGAACTGTTAGACGTTTTATTGCAAATACATAAAATGTCCCCTTCCGAAAAAGAACGGATGTGTGAGGCATTGTTCCAGAAGATTAATACGGACTACACCGAAGAAATAGAAATATCAAACTACATAAACATTTTAAAACCATGA
- a CDS encoding glycosyltransferase, with protein sequence MEKRNIYATYDVFPSAKGASTHIREMILVSSGQCDQLQLFCLRGNSSYPAVQTEGNIFIKRYYNEEKLNYLEKASLFSQQLFIDIQKHKESIQIGHFRDVWSGMGLIAEPSIKTIFEVNALTSVELPYRYPDLTPSFLRKLKELELQCLHKSTVIITPSEVTKTYLETNFSVDADKIKVIPNGAHIPDSFERPIDAPDQYLIYFGAIQPWQGLEVLLKAMTYLEDFKDLKLVICLAVKEKAFKPYRKLLEKLGLENRVILKSRLPKKELYNYIHYAEASIAPLKACDRNITQGCCPLKILESMACKTMVIASELPVVSELVTEEEALLFEPDREQDLARCIRFILDEPERKESYIASAFKKVQGDFLWEDQKAKLKKVYQDLML encoded by the coding sequence TTGGAGAAAAGAAATATCTACGCTACCTACGATGTGTTTCCAAGCGCAAAAGGTGCTTCTACCCATATCAGGGAGATGATCTTGGTTTCGTCAGGGCAATGTGATCAATTACAACTATTCTGTTTACGGGGCAATAGCTCCTACCCTGCCGTACAGACGGAGGGCAATATTTTTATAAAGCGTTATTACAACGAAGAAAAGCTGAACTATCTAGAAAAGGCTTCCCTTTTTTCCCAGCAACTATTTATCGATATCCAAAAGCATAAGGAATCTATTCAAATAGGTCATTTTAGGGATGTTTGGAGCGGCATGGGATTGATCGCCGAACCGAGTATAAAAACCATCTTTGAGGTCAATGCCCTAACATCGGTGGAACTCCCTTATAGGTATCCTGATCTAACCCCTTCCTTTCTACGGAAATTAAAGGAGCTGGAGTTGCAATGTTTACACAAATCGACCGTAATCATTACCCCTTCCGAGGTTACCAAAACTTATTTGGAAACCAATTTTTCGGTCGATGCCGATAAGATAAAAGTGATACCGAACGGGGCACATATACCCGATTCCTTTGAAAGGCCAATCGATGCCCCAGATCAATACCTCATTTATTTTGGGGCCATACAACCTTGGCAAGGTTTAGAGGTTTTGCTTAAGGCAATGACTTACTTAGAAGATTTTAAAGACCTAAAACTGGTCATTTGTTTGGCCGTAAAGGAAAAAGCCTTTAAACCTTATAGAAAACTATTGGAAAAACTAGGTTTGGAAAACCGCGTTATTCTAAAGTCTCGATTGCCTAAAAAGGAGTTGTACAACTATATACATTACGCAGAGGCCTCCATAGCCCCATTAAAAGCATGTGACAGAAATATTACACAAGGTTGTTGTCCGCTTAAGATATTAGAGAGTATGGCTTGTAAAACAATGGTAATCGCTTCGGAATTACCTGTGGTTTCCGAGTTGGTCACCGAAGAAGAAGCCCTACTTTTTGAGCCCGATAGAGAACAAGATCTGGCCCGGTGTATCCGGTTTATATTGGATGAGCCGGAAAGAAAGGAAAGCTATATAGCCAGTGCCTTTAAAAAGGTTCAAGGTGATTTTTTATGGGAGGATCAAAAAGCTAAATTGAAAAAAGTTTACCAAGATTTAATGCTCTGA